Proteins co-encoded in one Streptomyces roseochromogenus subsp. oscitans DS 12.976 genomic window:
- a CDS encoding acyl-CoA dehydrogenase family protein has product MAGTPTHTVTNQPPPLVGYDLFSADRALVAAVGRHTGPEVLDEVRAELSLLGRSAGSAQLQEWGVQANEHPPRLRTHDRYGHRIDEVDFHPAWHRLLGKGVSAGLTAAWNRPSGHVRRAAGFLIWTQVEAGNCCPLSMTHAAVPALRTDPGLAAEWEPRLTSTLYDRELRPAAQKSSALFGMGMTEKQGGSDVRANTTEARPLAEPGAYALTGHKWFCSAPMSDGFLVLAQAPAGLTCFLVPRVLPDGSRNVFLLQRLKDKLGNRSNASAEVEFAGTWARRVGEEGRGVRTIIEMVAATRLDCALGSAGLMRQAVAQAIHHCTYREAFGGRLLDKPLMRNVLADLALESEAATTLALRLAAAYDDGGEQERAFLRLAVPAAKYWITKRCAPVAVEAAECLGGNGYVEESGLPRLVRESPLNSVWEGAGNVQALDVLRALQREPGALDACLTEIGRAHGADHRLDRAVKDLFTELADLDAIEGRARRLAERLALVLQGSLLVRHAPSEVADAFCASRLGGDHGASFGTLPTSLDLEAIVERARPIS; this is encoded by the coding sequence ATGGCAGGCACCCCCACCCACACCGTGACGAACCAGCCGCCCCCGCTGGTCGGCTACGACCTGTTCAGCGCCGACCGGGCCCTGGTGGCGGCCGTCGGGCGGCACACCGGTCCGGAGGTGCTCGACGAGGTCCGCGCGGAGCTGTCCCTGCTGGGCCGCTCCGCGGGCTCGGCGCAGTTGCAGGAGTGGGGCGTGCAGGCGAACGAGCACCCGCCGCGGCTGCGCACCCACGACCGGTACGGCCACCGGATCGACGAGGTCGACTTCCACCCGGCCTGGCACCGGCTGCTCGGCAAGGGTGTCTCGGCGGGTCTGACGGCCGCCTGGAACCGGCCGTCCGGGCATGTCCGCAGGGCCGCCGGATTCCTGATCTGGACCCAGGTCGAGGCGGGAAACTGCTGCCCGCTGTCGATGACCCACGCGGCCGTGCCCGCGCTGCGCACCGACCCCGGGCTCGCCGCCGAGTGGGAGCCGCGGCTGACGTCCACGCTCTACGACCGGGAGCTGCGGCCCGCCGCGCAGAAGTCCAGCGCCCTCTTCGGCATGGGCATGACCGAGAAGCAGGGCGGTAGCGACGTCCGGGCGAACACCACCGAGGCCCGGCCGCTCGCGGAGCCGGGCGCATACGCGCTGACCGGACACAAGTGGTTCTGCTCGGCACCGATGTCGGACGGGTTCCTCGTGCTCGCCCAGGCCCCGGCCGGCCTCACCTGTTTCCTGGTGCCACGCGTCCTGCCCGACGGGTCCCGCAACGTCTTCCTCCTCCAGCGGCTGAAGGACAAGCTGGGCAACCGCTCCAACGCCTCCGCGGAGGTGGAGTTCGCCGGCACCTGGGCGCGCCGGGTGGGCGAGGAGGGGCGTGGCGTGCGGACCATCATCGAGATGGTCGCGGCGACCCGGCTGGACTGCGCACTCGGCTCGGCGGGCCTGATGCGGCAGGCGGTGGCGCAGGCGATCCACCACTGCACCTACCGGGAGGCCTTCGGCGGCCGGCTGCTCGACAAGCCCCTGATGCGCAACGTCCTCGCCGATCTCGCGCTGGAGTCCGAGGCCGCCACCACCCTCGCCCTCCGGCTCGCGGCCGCCTACGACGACGGCGGAGAGCAGGAGCGCGCCTTCCTGCGGCTGGCGGTGCCGGCCGCCAAGTACTGGATCACCAAGCGCTGTGCGCCCGTCGCGGTCGAGGCCGCTGAGTGCCTGGGCGGAAACGGGTACGTCGAGGAGTCGGGTCTGCCCCGGCTGGTCCGGGAGTCCCCGCTGAACTCCGTCTGGGAGGGCGCCGGAAACGTCCAGGCGCTGGACGTGCTCCGGGCGCTGCAACGGGAGCCGGGCGCGCTGGACGCCTGCCTGACCGAGATCGGCCGCGCCCACGGCGCCGACCACCGCCTGGACCGCGCCGTGAAGGACCTCTTCACCGAACTCGCCGACCTGGACGCCATCGAGGGCCGCGCCAGGCGGCTCGCGGAACGGCTCGCGCTCGTCCTCCAGGGGTCACTGCTGGTCCGCCACGCTCCCTCGGAGGTGGCGGACGCCTTCTGCGCCTCACGACTGGGCGGAGACCACGGCGCGTCTTTCGGCACTCTGCCAACGAGCCTCGATCTGGAGGCGATTGTGGAACGAGCACGCCCGATCTCTTGA
- a CDS encoding GAF domain-containing protein, translated as MNVARLAAVDATQAARLLSEVRDATLAGQRARIAPRPVIEQSWGRMLRSGVDPDHDFRSGLLSSDEVRRRREESPLRPVLPVLREGLLSVADVAQHIMVVADADGRVLWREGASQVLRKADGLGFELGADWREDVVGTNGVGTPAVVRRPVQVFAAEHFVRSHASWTCTGAPITDPRDGRLIGVVDVSGPLETMHPATLAWVDSVAKLAEARLRELHVDSLERLRSVAAPVLARLDGRALVVDRNGWSAAVSGMPYVRRVALPKSLAPGRRWLPSLGSCAVEPLAGGWLLRVAEEPLGTVTRIVLDLARPGRSTLTVSGSAGSWSRELSPRHAELLYLLAVHRPGRGAAALAGDLFGDPSRTVTVRAEMSRIRRYFGELLQHRPYRFRDDAEIETMLPDDPRDLLPSSTAPAITRRRTAAQGGEAGAR; from the coding sequence ATGAACGTGGCGCGCCTGGCCGCCGTCGACGCGACACAGGCGGCGCGACTGCTGAGCGAGGTACGCGACGCCACACTCGCCGGTCAGCGTGCGCGGATCGCGCCCCGTCCGGTGATCGAGCAGTCCTGGGGACGGATGCTGCGCAGCGGTGTCGATCCCGATCACGACTTCAGATCCGGTCTGCTGTCCTCCGACGAAGTCCGGCGCCGCCGCGAGGAGTCACCGCTGCGGCCGGTGTTGCCGGTGCTGCGCGAGGGGCTGCTTTCGGTCGCCGATGTGGCGCAGCACATCATGGTCGTCGCGGACGCCGACGGGCGGGTGCTGTGGCGGGAGGGGGCCTCGCAGGTGCTGCGCAAGGCGGACGGCCTGGGCTTCGAACTCGGCGCGGACTGGCGGGAAGACGTCGTCGGCACCAACGGCGTGGGCACCCCGGCGGTCGTACGACGGCCCGTACAGGTCTTCGCCGCCGAGCACTTCGTCCGCTCGCACGCCTCCTGGACCTGCACGGGCGCTCCGATCACCGATCCCCGGGACGGGCGGCTGATCGGGGTCGTGGACGTGAGCGGCCCGTTGGAGACCATGCATCCGGCGACCCTCGCCTGGGTGGACTCGGTGGCCAAGCTGGCCGAGGCGCGGCTGCGGGAGCTGCATGTGGACTCGCTGGAGCGGCTGCGGTCGGTGGCGGCGCCGGTACTGGCCCGGCTGGACGGCCGGGCGCTGGTGGTGGACCGCAACGGCTGGTCGGCGGCCGTGTCCGGGATGCCGTACGTGCGGCGGGTCGCGCTGCCCAAGTCGCTGGCGCCGGGCCGCCGGTGGCTGCCGTCGCTGGGTTCGTGCGCGGTGGAGCCGCTGGCCGGGGGCTGGCTGCTGCGGGTGGCGGAGGAACCGCTCGGCACGGTCACCCGGATCGTGCTGGACCTGGCCCGGCCGGGCCGCAGTACGCTGACGGTGTCCGGTTCGGCCGGTTCCTGGTCGCGTGAACTCAGCCCGCGGCACGCCGAATTGCTGTATCTGCTCGCCGTGCACCGCCCGGGCCGCGGTGCGGCGGCCCTGGCCGGTGATCTGTTCGGGGACCCTTCACGCACGGTGACGGTGCGGGCCGAGATGTCGCGGATCCGGCGGTATTTCGGGGAACTGCTCCAGCATCGGCCGTATCGTTTCCGCGACGACGCGGAGATCGAGACGATGCTCCCCGACGACCCTCGTGACCTGCTGCCTTCCTCGACGGCACCGGCGATCACGCGGCGGCGGACGGCGGCGCAGGGCGGCGAGGCCGGGGCCCGGTGA
- a CDS encoding GNAT family N-acetyltransferase: MSSVPVTTWSLEQTSPGDLLPAAAPEGDVRIVRAEVPSPEFSRFLYASVGGDIRWTDRLGWTYARWQEYLDRPGVETWVAYDRGTPAGFVELEPQDEGVVEIVYFGLLPAFRGRRIGGHLLSYGTARAWDLAERWPQRTPTKRVWLHTCSKDGEFAMDNYQRRGFKLFDTKVELEPDVAAPGPWPGAHPA, translated from the coding sequence ATGAGCAGCGTCCCTGTCACCACCTGGTCCCTGGAGCAGACGTCACCGGGCGACCTTCTGCCCGCCGCGGCACCCGAGGGCGATGTCCGGATCGTCCGGGCCGAGGTCCCCTCCCCCGAGTTCAGCCGCTTCCTGTACGCCTCGGTCGGCGGCGACATCCGCTGGACCGACCGGCTGGGCTGGACGTACGCCCGGTGGCAGGAGTATCTGGACCGGCCCGGCGTGGAGACCTGGGTGGCCTACGACCGGGGCACCCCGGCCGGCTTTGTGGAGCTGGAGCCGCAAGACGAGGGCGTGGTCGAGATCGTCTACTTCGGGCTGCTCCCCGCCTTCCGCGGCCGGCGCATAGGCGGCCATCTGCTGTCGTACGGCACGGCGCGCGCCTGGGACCTGGCCGAGCGGTGGCCGCAGCGGACCCCGACGAAGCGGGTGTGGCTGCATACGTGCAGCAAGGACGGCGAGTTCGCCATGGACAACTACCAGCGGCGCGGCTTCAAGCTGTTCGACACCAAGGTCGAACTGGAGCCCGACGTGGCCGCACCGGGACCCTGGCCCGGGGCGCATCCCGCCTGA
- a CDS encoding putative leader peptide gives MSGTGIALVSRRHVDLGRMSSAICPAS, from the coding sequence ATGTCTGGAACTGGAATTGCCTTGGTGAGTCGGCGGCACGTCGACCTCGGCCGCATGTCCAGCGCCATCTGTCCGGCGAGCTGA
- a CDS encoding nitrite/sulfite reductase, producing the protein MAATPPNPAAPAPRRKVSRHRGEGQWAVGHFTPLNGNEQFKKDDDGLNVRTRIETIYSKRGFDSIDPNDLRGRMRWWGLYTQRKPGIDGGKTAVLEPEELDDKYFMLRVRIDGGALTTRQLRVIGEISQEFARGTADITDRQNVQYHWIRIEDVPEIWERLEGVGLSTVTACGDTPRVMIGSPVAGIAEDEIIDATPALEEMKRRVLNNKAYSNLPRKFKTAISGSPLLDVVHEINDVAFVGVRHPEHGPGFDVWVGGGLSTNPKLGVRLGAWVPIEEVPDVYEGVISIFRDYGYRRLRTRARLKFLVADWGAEKFRQVLQDEYLKRELTDGPAPEQPVRQWRDHIGVHRQKDGRFYVGFAPRVGRVDGATLTKIADLAEAHGSGRVRTTVEQKMIVLDVEQDKVDSLVEGLEALDLTARPSSFRRGTMACTGIEFCKLAIVETKQRGSQLIDELERRLPDFDEPITINLNGCPNACARIQVADIGLKGQLVLNDQGEQVEGYQVHLGGALGLEAAFGRKVRGLKVTAEELPDYVERVLKRFQAEREDGERFATWASRASEEALS; encoded by the coding sequence ATGGCCGCCACTCCGCCGAACCCCGCCGCCCCCGCGCCCCGCCGCAAGGTGAGCCGTCATCGTGGTGAGGGTCAGTGGGCCGTGGGTCACTTCACCCCGCTCAACGGCAATGAGCAGTTCAAGAAGGACGACGACGGTCTCAATGTGCGGACGCGCATTGAGACGATCTACTCCAAGCGCGGCTTCGACTCGATCGACCCGAACGACCTGCGTGGCCGGATGCGCTGGTGGGGGCTGTACACCCAGCGCAAGCCCGGCATCGACGGCGGCAAGACCGCCGTGCTGGAGCCGGAGGAGCTGGACGACAAGTACTTCATGCTCCGGGTGCGCATCGACGGCGGCGCGCTCACGACACGGCAGCTGCGGGTGATCGGCGAGATCTCCCAGGAGTTCGCGCGCGGCACCGCTGACATCACCGACCGGCAGAACGTCCAGTACCACTGGATCCGCATCGAGGACGTGCCCGAGATCTGGGAGCGGCTGGAGGGCGTGGGCCTGTCCACGGTCACCGCCTGCGGTGACACCCCGCGTGTGATGATCGGCTCCCCGGTGGCGGGCATCGCCGAGGACGAGATCATCGACGCGACGCCGGCGCTGGAGGAGATGAAGCGCCGCGTCCTGAACAACAAGGCGTACTCGAACCTCCCCCGGAAGTTCAAGACGGCCATCTCGGGCTCGCCGTTGCTGGACGTCGTACACGAGATCAACGACGTGGCGTTCGTCGGCGTACGGCACCCCGAGCACGGCCCGGGCTTCGACGTATGGGTCGGCGGCGGGCTGTCCACCAACCCCAAGCTCGGCGTGCGGCTCGGCGCCTGGGTGCCGATCGAGGAGGTCCCGGACGTCTACGAGGGCGTCATCTCGATCTTCCGTGACTACGGTTACCGCCGGCTGCGCACCCGCGCCCGGCTGAAGTTCCTCGTCGCGGACTGGGGCGCGGAGAAGTTCCGGCAGGTGCTTCAGGACGAGTACCTCAAGCGCGAGCTGACCGACGGGCCCGCCCCCGAGCAGCCCGTGCGGCAGTGGCGCGACCACATCGGTGTGCACCGTCAGAAGGACGGCCGTTTCTACGTCGGTTTCGCCCCGCGGGTCGGCCGCGTCGACGGTGCCACGCTCACGAAGATCGCCGATCTCGCGGAGGCGCACGGCTCGGGCCGGGTCCGTACCACCGTCGAGCAGAAGATGATCGTCCTCGATGTCGAGCAGGACAAGGTCGACTCGCTGGTCGAGGGCCTGGAGGCGCTGGACCTCACCGCCCGGCCGTCCTCCTTCCGGCGCGGCACCATGGCCTGCACCGGCATCGAGTTCTGCAAGCTCGCCATCGTCGAGACCAAGCAGCGCGGTTCGCAGCTGATCGACGAACTGGAGCGCCGCCTGCCGGACTTCGACGAGCCGATCACCATCAACCTCAACGGCTGCCCGAACGCCTGCGCCCGTATCCAGGTCGCGGACATCGGTCTCAAGGGCCAGCTGGTCCTGAACGACCAGGGCGAGCAGGTCGAGGGCTACCAGGTGCACCTCGGCGGCGCGCTCGGCCTGGAGGCGGCCTTCGGCCGCAAGGTGCGCGGCCTGAAGGTCACCGCGGAGGAGCTGCCCGACTACGTCGAGCGGGTGCTGAAGCGGTTCCAGGCGGAGCGCGAGGACGGCGAGCGGTTCGCGACCTGGGCTTCCCGCGCTTCTGAGGAGGCGCTGTCGTGA
- a CDS encoding phosphoadenylyl-sulfate reductase, which translates to MTTAQKDRTTEELKALAEQAGRDLEEASALEILQWAVDTFGTKFCVTSSMEDAVVAHLASRVLKGVDVVFLDTGYHFPETIGTRDAVEAVMDVNVITLTPKQTVAEQDAEYGPKLHDRDPDLCCALRKVKPLEEGLKGYRAWATGLRRDESPTRANTPVVGWDEKRQKVKISPIARWTQDDVDAYVAEHGVLTNPLLMDGYASVGCAPCTRRVLDGEDARAGRWAGRAKTECGLHG; encoded by the coding sequence ATGACGACGGCTCAGAAAGACCGTACAACCGAGGAGTTGAAGGCACTCGCCGAGCAGGCGGGCCGTGACCTGGAGGAGGCCTCCGCCCTGGAGATCCTGCAGTGGGCGGTCGACACCTTCGGCACGAAGTTCTGCGTCACGTCCTCCATGGAGGACGCCGTCGTCGCCCACCTCGCCTCGCGCGTGCTGAAGGGCGTCGACGTCGTGTTCCTGGACACCGGTTACCACTTCCCGGAGACCATCGGCACCCGTGACGCCGTCGAGGCCGTGATGGACGTCAACGTCATCACGCTCACGCCGAAGCAGACGGTCGCCGAGCAGGACGCGGAGTACGGCCCGAAGCTGCACGACCGCGACCCCGACCTGTGCTGCGCGCTGCGCAAGGTCAAGCCGCTGGAAGAGGGGCTGAAGGGCTACCGGGCGTGGGCGACCGGCCTGCGCCGCGACGAGTCCCCGACCCGGGCGAACACCCCGGTCGTCGGCTGGGACGAGAAGCGGCAGAAGGTCAAGATCTCCCCGATCGCCCGCTGGACACAGGACGACGTGGACGCCTACGTCGCCGAGCACGGCGTCCTCACCAACCCGCTGCTGATGGACGGCTACGCCTCCGTCGGCTGCGCCCCGTGCACGCGCCGCGTACTCGACGGCGAGGACGCGCGGGCCGGCCGCTGGGCGGGCCGCGCCAAGACCGAGTGCGGGCTGCACGGATGA
- the cysC gene encoding adenylyl-sulfate kinase yields the protein MTTGATVWLTGLPSAGKTTIAYELAGRLRAEGRRVEVLDGDEIREFISAGLGFSREDRHTNVQRIGFVAELLARNGVTALVPVIAPYADSRDAVRGRHEENGTAYVEVHVATPVEVCSVRDVKGLYAKQAAGELTGLTGVDDPYEEPQSPDLRIESQNQTVQESAASVYAVLSERGLA from the coding sequence GTGACCACCGGAGCCACCGTCTGGCTCACGGGTCTGCCGAGCGCCGGCAAGACCACCATCGCGTACGAGCTGGCCGGCCGGCTGCGGGCCGAGGGCCGGCGCGTCGAGGTGCTCGACGGCGACGAGATCCGCGAGTTCATCTCGGCGGGCCTCGGCTTCAGCCGCGAGGACCGGCACACCAACGTGCAGCGCATCGGTTTCGTCGCCGAGCTGCTGGCCCGCAACGGCGTCACGGCACTCGTCCCGGTGATCGCGCCCTACGCGGACAGCCGGGACGCGGTGCGGGGGCGCCACGAGGAGAACGGCACGGCGTACGTCGAGGTGCATGTGGCGACCCCGGTCGAGGTGTGCTCCGTGCGCGATGTGAAGGGGCTGTACGCCAAGCAGGCCGCGGGCGAGCTGACGGGGCTGACCGGGGTCGACGATCCGTACGAGGAGCCCCAGTCGCCCGATCTGCGGATCGAGTCCCAGAACCAGACGGTCCAGGAGTCCGCGGCGTCGGTGTACGCCGTGCTCAGCGAAAGGGGACTGGCATGA
- the cysD gene encoding sulfate adenylyltransferase subunit CysD, with amino-acid sequence MTTVASVQEGTDSPYALSHLDALESEAVHIFREVAGEFEKPVILFSGGKDSIVMLHLALKAFAPAAVPFSLLHVDTGHNFPEVLEYRDRVVAAHGLRLHVASVQDYIDRGVLKERADGTRNPLQTLPLTEKIQSEKFDAVFGGGRRDEEKARAKERVFSLRDEFSQWDPRRQRPELWNLYNGRHAPGEHVRVFPLSNWTELDVWQYIAREGIELPEIYFAHEREVFQRGGMWLTAGEWGGPKDGESVEKRLVRYRTVGDMSCTGAVDSDATTLDAVIAEIAVSRLTERGATRADDKLSEAAMEDRKREGYF; translated from the coding sequence ATGACCACGGTCGCTTCCGTGCAGGAGGGCACGGACAGCCCGTACGCCCTGTCGCATCTGGACGCGCTGGAGTCCGAGGCGGTGCACATCTTCCGCGAGGTGGCGGGCGAGTTCGAGAAGCCGGTGATCCTGTTCTCCGGCGGCAAGGACTCCATCGTCATGCTGCACCTGGCGCTGAAGGCGTTCGCCCCGGCTGCCGTGCCGTTCTCGCTGCTGCATGTGGACACCGGACACAACTTCCCTGAGGTCCTTGAGTACCGGGACCGTGTGGTGGCCGCACATGGGCTGCGCCTCCATGTGGCGTCCGTCCAGGACTACATCGACCGCGGTGTGCTCAAGGAGCGTGCCGACGGCACCCGTAACCCGCTGCAGACGCTGCCGCTGACGGAGAAGATCCAGAGCGAGAAGTTCGACGCCGTCTTCGGCGGCGGCCGCCGGGACGAGGAGAAGGCCCGCGCCAAGGAGCGGGTGTTCTCGCTGCGCGACGAGTTCTCCCAGTGGGACCCGCGCCGTCAGCGCCCCGAGCTGTGGAACCTGTACAACGGCCGGCACGCTCCCGGCGAGCACGTCCGGGTCTTCCCGCTGTCCAACTGGACCGAGCTGGACGTGTGGCAGTACATCGCCCGCGAGGGCATCGAGCTGCCGGAGATCTACTTCGCGCATGAGCGTGAGGTGTTCCAGCGCGGCGGCATGTGGCTGACCGCGGGCGAGTGGGGCGGCCCGAAGGACGGCGAGAGTGTCGAGAAGCGGCTCGTGCGGTACCGGACCGTCGGTGACATGTCCTGCACCGGTGCCGTCGACTCCGACGCGACCACGCTGGACGCCGTGATCGCCGAGATCGCCGTCTCCCGGCTCACCGAGCGGGGCGCGACCCGTGCCGACGACAAGCTGTCCGAGGCCGCGATGGAAGACCGCAAGCGCGAGGGGTACTTCTAG
- a CDS encoding sulfate adenylyltransferase subunit 1, with amino-acid sequence MSTITTEGLSATTLLRFATAGSVDDGKSTLVGRLLHDSKSVLTDQLEAVERASAGRGQDGPDLALLTDGLRAEREQGITIDVAYRYFATPRRRFILADTPGHVQYTRNMVTGASTAELTVVLVDARNGVVEQTRRHAAIAALLRVPHVVLAVNKMDLVGYEEAVFAAIAEEFTAYATELGVPEVTAIPISALAGDNVVEPSANMDWYGGPTVLEHLETVPVSHDLAHCHARLPVQYVIRPQTAEHPDYRGYAGQIAAGTFRVGDPVTVLPSGRTTTISGIDLLGRPVDVAWTTQSVTVLLADDIDVSRGDLIVPTKDAPATTQDVEATVCHVADEPLTVGHRVLLKHGTRTVKAIVKDIPSRLTLDDLSLHPHPGQLVANDIGRVKIRTAEPLPLDSYADSRRTGSFILIDPSDGTTLTAGMVGESFAAPEPVTDEADDDGWDF; translated from the coding sequence ATGAGCACGATCACGACCGAGGGGCTCTCGGCCACCACGCTGCTGCGGTTCGCCACCGCCGGCTCCGTCGACGACGGCAAGTCCACGCTCGTCGGACGCCTCCTGCACGACTCCAAGTCGGTCCTCACCGACCAGCTGGAGGCCGTGGAGCGGGCCTCCGCCGGCCGCGGCCAGGACGGCCCGGACCTCGCGCTGCTCACCGACGGCCTGCGCGCCGAGCGGGAGCAGGGCATCACGATCGACGTGGCGTACCGCTACTTCGCCACGCCCCGGCGCCGCTTCATCCTGGCCGACACGCCGGGCCATGTGCAGTACACCCGCAACATGGTCACCGGCGCCTCCACCGCCGAGCTGACCGTGGTCCTGGTCGACGCCCGTAACGGCGTGGTCGAGCAGACCCGCCGGCACGCGGCGATCGCGGCTCTGCTGCGCGTGCCGCACGTGGTCCTCGCGGTCAACAAGATGGACCTCGTCGGGTACGAGGAGGCGGTGTTCGCGGCGATCGCCGAGGAGTTCACGGCGTACGCGACCGAGCTGGGCGTCCCCGAGGTCACCGCGATCCCGATCTCGGCGCTCGCCGGTGACAACGTGGTGGAGCCGTCCGCGAACATGGACTGGTACGGCGGCCCGACCGTGCTGGAGCACCTGGAGACCGTCCCGGTCAGCCACGACCTGGCGCACTGCCACGCCCGGCTGCCCGTGCAGTACGTGATCCGGCCGCAGACCGCCGAGCACCCGGACTACCGGGGCTACGCGGGCCAGATCGCGGCCGGTACGTTCCGTGTCGGCGACCCGGTCACGGTCCTGCCGTCCGGTCGTACGACGACGATCTCCGGCATCGATCTGCTCGGCAGGCCGGTCGACGTGGCCTGGACGACGCAGTCGGTGACGGTGCTGCTCGCGGACGACATCGACGTCTCGCGCGGCGATCTGATCGTGCCGACGAAGGACGCGCCGGCCACCACCCAGGACGTGGAGGCCACCGTCTGCCATGTCGCCGACGAGCCGCTGACCGTCGGACACCGGGTGCTGCTCAAGCACGGCACCCGCACGGTCAAGGCGATCGTGAAGGACATCCCGTCCCGGCTGACGCTGGACGACCTGTCCCTGCACCCGCACCCGGGACAGCTCGTCGCCAACGACATCGGCCGGGTGAAGATCCGTACCGCCGAGCCGCTGCCGCTCGACTCCTACGCCGACTCGCGCCGCACGGGCTCCTTCATCCTGATCGACCCGAGCGACGGCACCACGCTGACCGCGGGCATGGTCGGCGAGTCGTTCGCCGCACCCGAGCCCGTCACGGACGAGGCCGACGACGACGGCTGGGACTTCTGA
- a CDS encoding aliphatic sulfonate ABC transporter substrate-binding protein produces the protein MPANRSTFLRRGIAALAALPLLTLAACGYGSQAKNDDTAKVAAGAKKTDGLDAVRIGYFGNLTHGTALVGRQKGYFQKELGATKASYATFNAGPSEIEALNSGSIDIGWIGPSPAINGYTKSNGTGLKIIGGSASGGVKLVVNPKKIKSLQDVKGKKIATPQLGNTQDVAFLNWIAGQGWNVDAQSGKGDVTVVRTDNKTTPDAYASGSVDGAWVPEPTASKLVAKGGKVLLDEASLWPDKKFVITNIIVRQAFLKQHPKAVEAVLRASVETNKWINANPDQAKAAANKQLTDDSGKGLPANVLDPAWKSIQFTDDPLAATLDTEAQHAVKAGLLDKPNLKGIYDLTILNKVLKAEGESTVSDAGLGSS, from the coding sequence GTGCCTGCCAACCGCTCGACATTCCTCCGCCGCGGTATAGCCGCGCTCGCCGCACTCCCCCTCCTCACGCTCGCCGCCTGCGGTTACGGGTCCCAGGCCAAGAACGACGACACCGCCAAGGTGGCCGCCGGGGCCAAGAAGACCGACGGCCTGGACGCCGTCAGGATCGGATACTTCGGGAACCTGACCCACGGCACCGCGCTCGTCGGCCGTCAGAAGGGCTACTTCCAGAAGGAACTGGGCGCCACGAAGGCCTCGTACGCCACCTTCAACGCCGGCCCGTCCGAGATCGAGGCCCTCAACTCCGGCTCCATCGACATCGGCTGGATCGGCCCGTCCCCGGCGATCAACGGCTACACCAAGTCGAACGGCACCGGTCTGAAGATCATCGGCGGTTCGGCCTCCGGCGGGGTGAAGCTGGTGGTGAACCCGAAGAAGATCAAGTCCCTGCAGGACGTCAAGGGCAAGAAGATCGCCACCCCGCAGCTCGGCAACACGCAGGACGTGGCGTTCCTCAACTGGATCGCCGGCCAGGGCTGGAACGTCGACGCGCAGAGCGGCAAGGGCGATGTGACGGTCGTCCGCACCGACAACAAGACCACCCCGGATGCCTACGCGTCCGGTTCCGTCGACGGCGCCTGGGTGCCGGAGCCGACCGCGTCCAAGCTGGTCGCCAAGGGCGGCAAGGTGCTGCTGGACGAGGCGTCGCTGTGGCCGGACAAGAAGTTCGTGATCACCAACATCATCGTGCGGCAGGCCTTCCTGAAGCAGCACCCGAAGGCCGTCGAGGCGGTCCTGCGGGCCTCGGTCGAGACCAACAAGTGGATCAACGCCAACCCGGACCAGGCCAAGGCGGCCGCGAACAAGCAGCTGACGGACGACTCCGGCAAGGGCCTGCCGGCGAACGTCCTGGACCCGGCCTGGAAGTCCATCCAGTTCACCGACGACCCGCTGGCCGCCACCCTCGACACCGAGGCGCAGCACGCGGTCAAGGCCGGCCTGCTGGACAAGCCGAACCTCAAGGGCATCTACGACCTGACGATCCTCAACAAGGTCCTCAAGGCCGAGGGCGAGAGCACGGTCAGCGACGCCGGTCTCGGCAGCAGCTGA